The following coding sequences lie in one Paenibacillus durus ATCC 35681 genomic window:
- the wecB gene encoding non-hydrolyzing UDP-N-acetylglucosamine 2-epimerase — translation MSKIKVMTIFGVRPEAIKMAPLVLELQKHPEHIESLVCVTAQHRQLLDQVLEVFNIVPDYDLDVMKDRQTLNEISIRVLAGLEPVLREAKPDLVLVHGDTLTTFLASYASFLQQIQVGHVEAGLRTWNKLSPYPEEMNRQLTGVIADLHFAPTDWSAGNLRHENKKESSVYITGNTVTDVFQYTVQPGYRHPVLEWAAGKRLILMTAHRRESQGEPHRHIFRAVKRIADEFEDVAICYPVHPSPAVKEPAYEILGGHPRIKLIDPLDVVDLHNFYPHTHLILTDSGGLQEEAPSFGVPVLVLRDTTERPEGIEAGTLELVGTDEEKVYQRTHALLTDQDLYQSMSRAANPYGDGKASQRIVNAILHHFGVIEERPDPFHRMFTNGLESEEV, via the coding sequence ATGTCCAAGATTAAAGTTATGACGATTTTCGGCGTCCGTCCCGAGGCGATCAAGATGGCTCCTCTGGTTCTTGAGCTTCAAAAGCATCCCGAGCATATCGAATCGCTCGTTTGCGTCACGGCGCAGCATCGGCAGCTGCTTGATCAGGTGCTTGAAGTATTTAACATTGTGCCCGACTACGATTTGGACGTCATGAAGGACCGGCAGACGCTGAACGAGATTTCCATTCGTGTTCTTGCGGGGCTGGAACCCGTGCTGCGGGAAGCTAAGCCGGATTTGGTGCTTGTCCACGGAGACACGCTGACGACATTTCTAGCGAGCTATGCTTCCTTTTTGCAGCAAATACAGGTAGGGCATGTGGAAGCGGGGCTTAGAACCTGGAACAAGCTCTCTCCGTATCCTGAAGAAATGAACCGTCAATTGACCGGTGTGATCGCCGATCTCCACTTTGCTCCGACCGACTGGTCGGCGGGGAATTTGAGACATGAAAACAAAAAAGAATCAAGTGTTTATATCACAGGCAATACGGTGACCGATGTGTTTCAATATACCGTACAGCCGGGCTACCGGCATCCGGTACTGGAATGGGCTGCAGGAAAAAGACTTATTCTGATGACGGCGCACCGCAGGGAATCTCAAGGCGAACCGCACCGTCATATTTTCCGTGCCGTCAAAAGGATTGCTGATGAATTTGAAGATGTCGCCATCTGCTATCCCGTGCATCCGAGTCCTGCGGTTAAGGAACCGGCATACGAGATTTTAGGCGGGCATCCCAGAATTAAGCTGATCGATCCGCTGGATGTCGTGGACTTGCACAATTTTTATCCGCATACCCACTTGATTTTGACCGATTCAGGCGGCTTACAGGAAGAAGCTCCCTCCTTCGGAGTTCCTGTTCTCGTGCTGCGCGACACAACGGAGCGCCCGGAAGGCATCGAGGCTGGAACGCTGGAACTGGTAGGTACGGACGAGGAGAAGGTGTATCAACGGACACATGCTTTGCTGACGGATCAAGACCTCTATCAATCCATGAGCCGGGCCGCCAACCCGTACGGAGACGGCAAAGCGTCGCAACGTATTGTCAATGCGATTTTGCACCACTTCGGAGTTATTGAAGAGCGCCCTGACCCATTTCACAGAATGTTCACAAATGGTTTGGAATCAGAAGAGGTTTAG
- a CDS encoding AtpZ/AtpI family protein, with protein sequence MKQPEQPNDENRKLRKSLQAMGLVSAIGVDLAGCTIGGYFFGKWLGSMWGNQGLWVGLGVLFGMLSGAAAIVSLIKKVTRDSDE encoded by the coding sequence ATGAAACAGCCTGAACAACCGAATGACGAGAACCGAAAATTGCGCAAATCCTTACAGGCTATGGGTCTTGTCAGTGCCATCGGTGTAGATCTTGCCGGCTGTACCATAGGCGGATATTTTTTCGGAAAATGGCTTGGGAGCATGTGGGGTAACCAAGGTTTGTGGGTTGGTCTAGGTGTTCTTTTCGGCATGTTGTCAGGAGCCGCAGCTATTGTGAGTCTTATTAAAAAAGTGACGAGGGATAGCGATGAATGA
- a CDS encoding F0F1 ATP synthase subunit epsilon, translating into MNTFLLEIVTPDHLVYAKQVHSLTVRGADGDLGILPGHVPLVTPLQVAPMIIKSDDGTTTVAVHGGFIEVHKDKVTVLAESAELPSDIDLERAEAAKERAQRRLQSNGKQDEIDHRRAELALQRAVTRIKVSTKKGQK; encoded by the coding sequence GTGAACACTTTTTTATTGGAAATTGTCACGCCGGATCACCTCGTATACGCCAAGCAGGTTCACAGCTTGACCGTACGGGGGGCAGATGGCGATCTGGGCATTTTGCCGGGACATGTTCCGCTTGTAACTCCGCTTCAGGTTGCGCCGATGATCATCAAATCGGACGACGGTACGACGACAGTCGCCGTGCATGGCGGTTTTATCGAAGTGCATAAGGATAAAGTGACCGTGCTGGCTGAGAGTGCTGAGCTGCCCAGCGATATCGATCTTGAACGCGCCGAGGCGGCCAAAGAACGCGCACAGCGCCGTTTGCAGTCCAATGGCAAGCAGGACGAGATTGACCATCGCCGCGCTGAGCTTGCACTGCAGCGTGCGGTTACACGGATTAAAGTGTCCACCAAAAAAGGACAAAAATAA
- the atpB gene encoding F0F1 ATP synthase subunit A — protein sequence MHLSPNIELGGFEFDLSIVLMLIVTCAIVLIIARLGTRNLSVENPGKMQNFMEWLVEFVQGMMSSTMDLKKGKPFLSLGLTLILFIFVGNMLGLPFGIVTEYHDASKATFFNQPLVNVVEELHKVHAANPAGEAEVGVSWWKSPTADPAVSLGLAGLIFLIVHFLGITRNTKAYFKHYLQPFPVFLPINLIEQFSKLLTHGMRLFGNIFAGEVLIAQLVKLGSLGIFGFVASIPLLMVWQGFSIFVGSIQAFVFTMLTFLYISQAIATHEDH from the coding sequence ATGCATTTATCACCAAATATTGAACTGGGTGGATTTGAATTTGATCTGTCCATCGTGCTGATGCTGATCGTTACTTGTGCAATCGTCTTGATTATTGCTCGTTTGGGGACGCGAAATCTTTCCGTGGAGAACCCTGGCAAAATGCAAAACTTCATGGAATGGCTCGTTGAATTTGTACAAGGGATGATGTCCAGCACCATGGATTTGAAGAAAGGCAAGCCTTTCCTCAGTCTTGGACTTACGCTGATCCTGTTTATTTTTGTCGGAAATATGCTTGGCTTGCCGTTCGGTATCGTTACCGAGTACCACGATGCCAGCAAAGCGACGTTCTTTAACCAACCGCTTGTAAATGTTGTAGAGGAACTCCATAAGGTCCATGCCGCTAATCCGGCAGGGGAAGCAGAAGTCGGAGTAAGCTGGTGGAAATCGCCTACAGCCGATCCTGCCGTATCCTTGGGACTGGCTGGATTAATTTTCCTTATTGTCCATTTTCTCGGAATTACTCGCAACACGAAAGCGTATTTCAAGCATTATCTTCAACCGTTCCCAGTCTTCCTGCCGATTAACCTGATTGAGCAGTTCTCCAAGCTGCTGACACACGGTATGCGTCTTTTCGGCAATATCTTCGCCGGGGAAGTGCTGATTGCGCAGCTCGTCAAGCTGGGCTCTCTCGGGATTTTCGGCTTTGTCGCCTCCATCCCGCTGCTTATGGTGTGGCAGGGCTTCAGTATCTTCGTTGGTTCAATCCAGGCTTTTGTCTTTACCATGCTGACATTCCTGTACATATCACAGGCGATAGCCACGCATGAGGATCATTAG
- a CDS encoding F0F1 ATP synthase subunit delta yields the protein MSQDTVVAKRYAKALFEVAVEEKKTLEVEQELKALVSALASNNDLQRFISTPKISGEDKLAVLKQTLEGKLSNVVINTLELLVERGRMSILSELLDSYVKIEGESLGLADATVYSMYELDEQEKKAVAEEFGALTDRKIRVSNVVDKSLLGGLKVVIGDTLYDGSLAGKLERLEKSFNDKHRR from the coding sequence ATGAGCCAGGATACGGTAGTTGCCAAAAGATACGCGAAGGCATTGTTCGAGGTGGCTGTTGAAGAGAAGAAGACGCTGGAAGTCGAGCAAGAGCTGAAAGCCCTGGTTTCCGCGCTGGCTTCGAATAACGATCTTCAAAGATTCATCAGCACTCCGAAAATTTCGGGGGAGGACAAGCTGGCGGTGCTCAAGCAAACCCTTGAAGGCAAGCTGTCGAATGTTGTAATCAACACGCTTGAACTTCTCGTAGAGCGCGGGAGAATGAGCATCCTTTCCGAACTGCTGGACAGCTACGTCAAGATCGAAGGCGAGAGCCTGGGTCTTGCCGACGCTACCGTGTATTCCATGTATGAGCTGGACGAGCAGGAGAAGAAAGCTGTCGCGGAAGAATTCGGGGCTTTGACCGACCGCAAGATTCGTGTTAGCAATGTAGTCGACAAAAGCTTGCTGGGCGGACTTAAAGTAGTCATCGGCGATACGCTGTACGACGGCAGCCTTGCCGGCAAGCTGGAACGTCTGGAAAAATCCTTTAACGATAAGCACAGAAGATAG
- a CDS encoding DUF1146 family protein, whose amino-acid sequence MTAELTGSIGISGLMSMVVSLLCVAISWWALQNLKLDLIIRYPKSPQGRLLHLLLAIVLGHFVAGFLLDYLGYSAQIRHMLY is encoded by the coding sequence ATGACAGCCGAACTTACCGGTTCTATAGGGATTAGCGGTTTGATGTCGATGGTTGTGTCGTTATTGTGTGTTGCAATATCCTGGTGGGCCTTGCAGAACCTTAAGCTGGATTTGATCATAAGATATCCCAAGAGCCCGCAAGGGCGGCTGCTTCATTTGCTGCTGGCTATCGTACTGGGACATTTTGTAGCGGGTTTTCTGCTGGACTATTTGGGATATAGCGCTCAAATTCGCCATATGCTTTATTGA
- the atpF gene encoding F0F1 ATP synthase subunit B → MHFSITSLVLALIAFLILYFLLNKYAFGPLFSVMEKRRELVLQQMSEASQTREQAVAYVEEQKQALQEARKEAYDIIEQSRQTSSKQTEQLLEQAKVEAARIKDEAVRDIQNEKNKAVEALRSELGSASVKIASKLLEKEVSSDAAQEELVDKYLKEVGGRS, encoded by the coding sequence GTGCATTTTTCAATCACATCGCTCGTCCTGGCGCTGATTGCATTTCTGATTTTGTATTTTCTGCTTAATAAGTATGCCTTCGGTCCACTGTTCTCCGTTATGGAGAAACGGCGCGAGCTGGTATTGCAGCAAATGAGTGAAGCTTCGCAGACGCGGGAGCAGGCGGTCGCTTACGTTGAGGAACAGAAGCAGGCTCTCCAAGAAGCCCGCAAAGAAGCTTATGACATTATCGAGCAGTCCAGACAGACAAGCAGCAAGCAAACCGAACAATTGCTTGAGCAGGCCAAGGTAGAAGCAGCCCGAATCAAGGATGAGGCTGTCCGCGACATTCAGAACGAAAAAAACAAGGCCGTCGAGGCGCTGCGCAGCGAGCTTGGTTCGGCATCCGTAAAAATCGCATCCAAGCTGCTTGAGAAGGAAGTCAGCTCGGATGCTGCGCAGGAGGAGCTCGTTGATAAGTACCTCAAAGAGGTTGGGGGCAGATCATGA
- the atpG gene encoding ATP synthase F1 subunit gamma, whose translation MARSMRDIKRQIKSVQNTRQITKAMEMVAAAKLRKAQEKAEAARPYSQKLKEVVSNIAAGTKGIQHPMLVSRPVKKTGYIVVTSDRGLTGGSNANVLRKVTTLIQERHSSKDEYGLFVIGRKGRDFLRRRNYPIVEEVTELSDTPSFADIKEIAYAAVGQFEEGVFDEIYICYNVFVNPISQVPTVVRLLPMDGVGQVEESQSHELKAGYEYEPSPEGVLEVLLPKYAETLIYSAILDAKASELGAKMTAMGSATKNASKMIGNLTLTYNRARQAAITQEITEIVAGANAQS comes from the coding sequence ATGGCAAGAAGCATGCGTGATATTAAACGGCAAATCAAAAGCGTTCAGAACACCAGACAAATCACCAAAGCTATGGAAATGGTCGCCGCCGCCAAGCTGAGAAAAGCACAGGAGAAGGCGGAAGCGGCCCGACCGTATTCGCAGAAGCTGAAAGAAGTCGTGTCGAATATCGCTGCCGGCACAAAAGGAATCCAGCATCCCATGCTGGTAAGCCGTCCCGTCAAGAAGACCGGATATATTGTCGTTACTTCAGACCGCGGCCTAACCGGAGGCTCGAATGCCAACGTCTTGCGTAAGGTGACGACGCTTATTCAGGAGCGTCACAGCTCTAAGGATGAATACGGCCTGTTTGTGATCGGCCGCAAGGGGCGGGATTTCCTGCGCCGGCGCAACTATCCGATTGTCGAGGAAGTCACTGAGCTTTCCGACACTCCGTCTTTTGCCGATATCAAGGAGATCGCCTATGCGGCGGTGGGACAATTCGAGGAAGGCGTGTTCGACGAGATCTATATCTGTTATAACGTGTTTGTGAATCCGATCAGCCAGGTTCCGACTGTAGTGCGGCTGCTGCCGATGGACGGAGTAGGACAGGTGGAGGAGTCTCAAAGTCATGAGCTTAAAGCGGGCTATGAATATGAACCGTCGCCGGAAGGCGTACTAGAGGTTCTGCTGCCGAAATATGCGGAGACTTTGATTTACAGCGCCATTCTTGACGCGAAAGCCAGTGAACTGGGCGCCAAGATGACGGCAATGGGCAGTGCGACCAAGAATGCCTCGAAAATGATCGGAAATCTGACGCTTACGTACAACCGTGCCCGTCAGGCGGCAATTACGCAGGAAATTACCGAGATCGTAGCGGGTGCGAACGCGCAGTCTTAA
- the atpD gene encoding F0F1 ATP synthase subunit beta: MNVGRVVSIMGPVVDIEFERGQLPEIFNAIKIGADAAQGRQNELTLEVSNHLGDNLVRCIAMSSTDGLVRGLDAVDQGAPISVPVGDVTLGRVFNVLGNTIDNGEVIGASQKNPIHRTAPTFDELSTQAEILETGIKVIDLLAPYAKGGKIGLFGGAGVGKTVTIQELINNIAQEHGGISVFAGVGERTREGNDLYHEMTDSGVIKKTAMVFGQMNEPPGARLRVALTGLTMAEYFRDVEGRDTLLFIDNIFRFTQAGSEVSALLGRMPSAVGYQPTLATEMGQLQERITSTKKGSVTSIQAIYVPADDYTDPAPATAFAHLDATTNLERKISEKGIFPAVDPLASSSRMLNPEIVGEEHYNVAQGVKQLLQRYTELQDIIAILGMDELSEEDKLIVARARKVERFLSQPFHVAEQFTGFKGAYVPVNETVRSFKEILEGKHDDLPEAAFLFVGTIEEAVEKAKTL, encoded by the coding sequence ATGAACGTAGGACGCGTAGTAAGTATTATGGGTCCGGTTGTCGATATTGAATTTGAACGCGGCCAACTGCCCGAAATCTTCAATGCGATCAAGATCGGCGCCGACGCAGCACAAGGACGCCAGAACGAGCTGACACTTGAAGTATCCAATCATCTCGGCGACAATCTGGTGCGCTGTATTGCCATGTCCTCGACGGACGGACTTGTTCGCGGATTGGATGCAGTAGACCAAGGAGCCCCAATTTCGGTTCCTGTCGGAGATGTAACGCTTGGCCGGGTATTCAACGTGCTGGGCAATACGATTGACAATGGAGAGGTAATTGGCGCTTCGCAAAAGAACCCGATCCACCGGACTGCACCGACGTTCGACGAGCTGTCGACACAAGCGGAAATTCTGGAGACCGGGATCAAGGTTATCGACCTGCTCGCCCCTTATGCCAAGGGCGGTAAAATCGGCCTGTTTGGCGGCGCGGGTGTTGGTAAAACGGTAACGATTCAGGAACTGATCAACAACATTGCTCAGGAGCATGGCGGTATTTCCGTATTTGCGGGCGTCGGCGAACGCACACGCGAAGGTAACGACCTGTACCATGAGATGACGGATTCCGGCGTTATTAAGAAGACGGCGATGGTGTTCGGACAGATGAACGAACCGCCGGGCGCGCGGCTGCGCGTGGCGCTGACGGGTCTGACGATGGCGGAATATTTCCGCGATGTGGAAGGCCGCGACACGCTGCTCTTTATCGATAACATCTTCCGCTTCACGCAAGCGGGCTCCGAAGTATCCGCTCTGCTGGGCCGCATGCCGTCGGCGGTAGGTTACCAGCCTACGCTGGCTACGGAAATGGGCCAATTGCAGGAACGGATCACTTCCACCAAAAAAGGCTCCGTTACTTCCATTCAAGCGATCTACGTGCCGGCGGATGACTACACTGACCCCGCTCCGGCAACAGCGTTTGCCCACTTGGACGCGACGACGAACCTGGAGCGTAAAATCTCCGAAAAAGGTATTTTCCCGGCGGTAGACCCGCTGGCATCCAGCTCGCGTATGCTGAATCCGGAAATCGTAGGCGAAGAGCATTATAATGTGGCTCAGGGCGTTAAGCAATTGCTGCAGCGCTATACCGAGCTTCAAGATATTATCGCCATCCTTGGTATGGATGAGCTGAGCGAGGAAGATAAGCTGATCGTGGCCCGCGCCCGTAAGGTGGAACGCTTCCTGTCGCAGCCTTTCCACGTGGCAGAGCAGTTTACCGGCTTCAAAGGTGCATATGTACCAGTCAATGAAACGGTCCGCAGCTTCAAGGAGATCCTGGAAGGCAAGCATGATGATCTTCCGGAAGCGGCATTCCTGTTCGTAGGTACGATCGAAGAAGCTGTAGAGAAGGCCAAGACGCTGTAA
- the atpA gene encoding F0F1 ATP synthase subunit alpha codes for MSIRPEEISTLIKSQIEQYKSDIEVTEIGTVIQVGDGIARVYGLENAMAGELLEFSNGVVGMALNLEESNVGVVILGEYTEIREGDQVKRTGRIMQVPVGEALLGRVVNPLGQPLDGKGPIETTEFRPVENNAPGVIERKSVHEPMQTGLKAIDSMVPIGRGQRELIIGDRQTGKTAIAIDAIINQKGNGMKCIYVAIGQKQSTVAQVVETLRRHGALDYTIVVTASASEPSPLLYIAPYAGCAMGEYFMYKGEHVLVIYDDLSKQAAAYRELSLLLRRPPGREAFPGDVFYLHSRLLERAAKLSDELGGGSLTALPFIETQASDVSAYIPTNVISITDGQIFLESDLFYSGQRPAINVGISVSRVGGSAQIKAMKKVAGSLRLDLAQYRELQAFAQFGSDLDKSTQARLNRGARMMEILKQGVNQPLSVEHQVISLYTAVKGYLDEIPVKDVRRFEKEFLSYMDSNVPEVAASITETKDLTADNEAALKAAIEKFKKGFAAS; via the coding sequence TTGAGCATCAGACCTGAAGAAATCAGCACTTTGATTAAAAGTCAAATCGAACAATATAAATCCGATATTGAAGTAACCGAAATCGGAACCGTTATTCAAGTCGGCGACGGGATCGCCCGCGTATACGGTCTGGAAAATGCGATGGCGGGCGAACTGCTCGAGTTCTCCAACGGCGTAGTAGGCATGGCGCTCAATCTGGAAGAAAGCAACGTCGGTGTCGTTATCCTTGGTGAGTATACGGAAATCCGCGAAGGCGACCAAGTTAAGCGTACGGGCCGCATTATGCAGGTTCCCGTTGGCGAAGCTCTGCTCGGCCGTGTCGTTAACCCGCTCGGCCAGCCGCTGGACGGCAAGGGACCGATCGAGACGACGGAATTCCGTCCTGTCGAGAACAACGCTCCGGGCGTTATTGAGCGTAAATCGGTTCATGAGCCGATGCAGACCGGCCTCAAGGCCATCGACTCCATGGTTCCGATCGGCCGCGGTCAGCGCGAGCTGATCATCGGCGACCGTCAGACCGGTAAGACGGCAATCGCCATAGACGCCATTATCAACCAAAAGGGCAACGGCATGAAATGTATTTACGTTGCTATCGGACAAAAACAATCCACAGTGGCACAGGTCGTGGAAACACTGCGCCGCCACGGCGCGCTGGACTATACGATCGTTGTTACCGCGTCGGCTTCCGAACCGTCGCCGCTGCTGTATATCGCTCCATATGCGGGCTGCGCGATGGGCGAATACTTCATGTACAAAGGCGAACACGTTCTGGTAATCTATGACGACCTGTCGAAACAGGCCGCCGCTTACCGCGAACTGTCCCTGCTGCTCCGCCGCCCTCCGGGCCGCGAGGCGTTCCCTGGCGACGTATTCTATCTCCATTCCCGGCTGCTGGAACGCGCCGCGAAGCTGAGCGACGAGCTTGGCGGCGGCTCACTGACCGCTCTGCCGTTCATTGAGACACAGGCTTCCGACGTTTCGGCATACATCCCGACGAACGTTATTTCCATTACTGACGGCCAGATCTTCCTGGAATCGGACTTGTTCTACTCCGGCCAGCGTCCGGCGATTAACGTCGGTATCTCCGTCTCCCGCGTAGGCGGATCGGCGCAGATTAAAGCGATGAAGAAGGTTGCCGGTTCGCTCCGTCTGGATCTTGCCCAATACCGTGAGCTGCAGGCTTTTGCCCAATTTGGCTCCGACCTCGATAAATCGACTCAAGCCCGTCTGAACCGCGGTGCGCGGATGATGGAAATTCTGAAGCAGGGAGTCAACCAGCCTCTTTCCGTTGAGCATCAGGTTATCAGCTTGTACACGGCGGTCAAAGGATATCTGGATGAGATTCCGGTTAAGGATGTAAGACGCTTTGAAAAAGAATTCCTTTCCTATATGGACAGCAATGTGCCGGAAGTGGCCGCATCCATCACGGAAACGAAGGACCTGACGGCTGATAACGAAGCTGCTTTGAAGGCTGCTATCGAGAAATTCAAAAAAGGCTTTGCGGCCAGCTAA
- the murA gene encoding UDP-N-acetylglucosamine 1-carboxyvinyltransferase produces the protein MSKFIVRGGKRLTGSVKVSGAKNSVLPIIAASLLAEEGDSVIVDAPPLDDVLTISKVLESLGAGVTYQNDIIQVDARKLSTCEAPYEWVRKMRASFLVMGPLLSRLGHTRISLPGGCAIGTRPIDQHLKGFEALGAEISLGQGYIEAKSNGRLRGAKIYLDVASVGATENIMMAAALAEGVTTIENAAKEPEIVDLANYLNSMGAVVRGAGTGVIRIEGVERLHGVRHHVIPDRIEAGTYMVAAAITGGDVYVEGAIADHLGPVIAKMEEMGVTIIPDENGVRVISDKPLKAVDVKTLPYPGFPTDMQSQMMALLLRSEGTSVITETVFENRFMHVDEFHLMNAEIKIEGRSAIVTGNARLVGAKVCATDLRAGAALILAGLVAEGTTEVGGTHHIDRGYVHLAEKLSGLGADIWRVTLDESSVEAAKEESLKPETARNAALKSEETKPRFQVQIQPTWV, from the coding sequence ATGAGTAAATTTATCGTCCGCGGTGGCAAAAGATTGACCGGGAGCGTAAAAGTAAGCGGCGCGAAAAATTCCGTACTACCGATCATAGCCGCCTCTTTATTGGCTGAAGAAGGAGACAGCGTTATTGTTGACGCTCCTCCGCTAGATGATGTATTAACAATCAGTAAAGTATTGGAATCTCTGGGGGCGGGAGTTACATATCAGAATGATATTATTCAGGTGGATGCCCGAAAGCTCTCGACTTGTGAAGCGCCCTACGAGTGGGTGCGCAAAATGCGGGCTTCTTTTTTGGTGATGGGACCTCTTTTATCCCGGCTTGGTCATACGCGTATTTCTCTGCCGGGCGGCTGCGCAATCGGAACGCGCCCCATCGACCAGCATCTGAAGGGCTTTGAAGCACTTGGTGCCGAAATTAGCTTGGGGCAGGGCTATATCGAAGCCAAGAGCAATGGCCGGCTGCGCGGGGCAAAGATCTATCTGGACGTTGCCAGCGTAGGCGCAACCGAGAATATCATGATGGCCGCGGCTTTGGCCGAAGGCGTGACGACGATCGAGAATGCCGCGAAGGAACCGGAGATTGTCGATTTGGCCAATTACCTGAACAGTATGGGCGCTGTCGTTCGCGGTGCGGGCACAGGCGTTATCCGTATTGAAGGGGTAGAGCGTCTGCACGGCGTAAGACATCATGTCATTCCTGACCGGATTGAAGCGGGCACATATATGGTGGCTGCGGCGATTACGGGCGGTGATGTGTATGTGGAAGGCGCCATTGCCGATCATCTCGGTCCGGTTATTGCCAAGATGGAAGAGATGGGCGTGACGATTATTCCGGATGAGAACGGCGTCCGTGTTATCAGTGACAAGCCGCTGAAGGCTGTGGATGTGAAGACTTTGCCTTATCCGGGCTTTCCTACCGACATGCAGTCCCAGATGATGGCGCTGCTGCTTCGTTCAGAAGGAACGAGCGTGATTACGGAGACGGTCTTTGAGAATCGCTTTATGCATGTGGATGAATTCCACCTCATGAACGCGGAAATCAAGATCGAAGGACGTTCCGCCATCGTTACCGGCAATGCCCGACTGGTTGGAGCGAAGGTCTGCGCAACGGACCTGCGCGCGGGCGCTGCGCTGATCCTGGCCGGCTTGGTTGCAGAGGGAACGACGGAAGTGGGCGGCACGCATCATATCGACCGCGGCTATGTGCATCTGGCAGAGAAGCTCTCTGGCCTGGGTGCGGACATTTGGCGCGTTACGCTGGATGAAAGCTCAGTGGAAGCAGCCAAAGAAGAATCGCTCAAACCGGAAACGGCAAGGAACGCCGCTCTGAAGAGCGAGGAGACGAAGCCAAGATTTCAGGTTCAGATTCAACCGACCTGGGTCTAA
- the atpE gene encoding F0F1 ATP synthase subunit C — MGVMAYIAAAIAIGLGALGAGIGNGLIVSKTVEGIARQPEARGTLQTTMYIGVALVEALPIIGVVLAFIFYAGA; from the coding sequence ATGGGAGTTATGGCATATATCGCAGCAGCAATCGCGATAGGTTTGGGCGCACTTGGCGCAGGTATTGGTAACGGTCTGATTGTCAGCAAGACGGTTGAAGGTATTGCCCGTCAGCCTGAGGCTAGAGGAACGCTTCAAACAACAATGTACATTGGTGTGGCTCTGGTAGAAGCCCTGCCGATTATCGGTGTCGTTTTGGCCTTCATTTTCTATGCGGGCGCCTAA
- a CDS encoding ATP synthase subunit I → MNDAARMNKLMFMTIAGIIVVCAIIAELMPHRRTVLHGIVLGASVSCLNVFYMAHKVKGIAKSASGESKARASLGFGWRIATSILAVVLALEFPHYFNEIAVCASLATGYFVLPIMGFILLQIEERKHTDGKG, encoded by the coding sequence ATGAATGATGCAGCCAGAATGAACAAACTGATGTTTATGACCATCGCGGGAATTATCGTGGTTTGTGCTATCATCGCCGAATTGATGCCCCATCGCCGCACCGTCCTTCATGGTATCGTGCTTGGCGCTAGCGTAAGCTGTCTTAATGTTTTTTACATGGCGCACAAAGTGAAAGGAATTGCAAAATCCGCCTCCGGTGAAAGCAAAGCCCGGGCTTCACTGGGTTTCGGGTGGAGAATAGCCACCTCCATATTGGCGGTTGTACTTGCGCTTGAATTTCCTCATTACTTCAATGAAATCGCGGTATGCGCCAGTCTTGCAACCGGTTATTTCGTACTTCCCATCATGGGCTTTATTTTGCTGCAAATTGAGGAACGCAAACATACTGACGGAAAGGGGTGA
- the upp gene encoding uracil phosphoribosyltransferase, with translation MGKLVICDHPLIQHKLTFIRDVRTNTKEFREHVDEVATLMAYEITRDIPLETITVQTPVAETESKVISGRMLGLIPILRAGLGMLEGVLKLLPAAKVGHVGLFRDPETLQPVEYYIKLPTDVQERELIVIDPMLATGGSAIAAITSLKNRGCTQIKMMNLIAAPEGVAAVQEAHPDVDIYVAALDDHLNDHGYIVPGLGDAGDRLYGTK, from the coding sequence ATGGGAAAACTGGTGATTTGCGATCATCCTTTGATTCAGCACAAACTGACTTTTATACGCGATGTGCGAACCAATACGAAGGAATTTAGAGAGCATGTAGATGAAGTAGCAACTTTGATGGCCTATGAGATTACGCGAGATATTCCTTTGGAAACAATTACTGTGCAGACTCCGGTTGCTGAAACCGAAAGCAAGGTGATCTCCGGCAGAATGCTGGGACTTATCCCGATCCTGCGCGCCGGCCTTGGGATGCTTGAGGGCGTTCTAAAGCTGCTTCCGGCGGCGAAGGTGGGCCATGTCGGCCTGTTCCGTGATCCGGAAACGCTTCAGCCCGTCGAATATTACATCAAGCTGCCTACGGATGTGCAGGAGCGTGAACTGATTGTCATCGATCCGATGCTGGCGACTGGCGGGTCCGCGATCGCGGCCATCACTTCGCTCAAGAACCGCGGCTGTACGCAGATCAAGATGATGAATCTGATCGCCGCTCCCGAAGGCGTTGCCGCCGTTCAGGAAGCTCATCCCGATGTCGACATTTATGTCGCCGCGCTTGACGATCATCTGAACGATCATGGCTATATCGTACCGGGTCTTGGTGATGCCGGAGACCGGCTGTACGGAACGAAGTAA